The region TTGAGATTGGAAACGTTCCCTCGGTTGCCCAACTCGCCAAAGCGCGAGccagcgagcgagagagagagagagagcgagagagagagagagataggGAAAAGACCACAAAGAGAGATTACAGAGTCCTTCCCATCGACGGGCTTGCGCCTGCTACGCAAAAAAAAACCTTAACCAAAGATGCAAGtcacggccctcgccgtcatcgccggcgcggcgctcgtcctcggctaCATCATCAACAGCATCAACGAGTACCTGCGCCATGCgaagaaggccaaggagctcggcTGCGAGCCGCCCCTCATTTCGCCAACCGATCCCAGCGGCATCATCTCCTTGATACGCGGCGCAAACGCCTCGCGGCAGAAGCGCCTCCCCGTCTACATccaggagcagctcgacgccgcggccgaaaGGCACGGCCGCTACTTcggcaccgtcatcatcaggACCCCCTTCTTCCGCAACACCATCTTCACCCTCGACCCCCAGAACATCCAGGCCGTCCTGGCCCTCAAGTTCAAGGACTTTGGCCTGGGGCCGACCCGCACCGATAACATGAAGCCGCTTCTGGGCAACGGCATCGTATGTGTTTCCCCCTGCTGCCCCCCTTCCCTGTCatctcttttttttttcttctttgcTGTATTTTTTCTTTGTCAAAGTTGTAAAACGGTAGCTAGTAGCGAGACAAAAAcaaaaagaagaaggctGACCCAACGGGCCCGCCGGCCGTACCCCTCGTGTGCAgttcgccgccaacggcaagcAGTGGGAGCACTCTcgcgccctcctccgtcccCAGTTCGTCCGCAGTCAGGTCagcgacctcgacctcgaggaggaccacgtcaaggccatgatgacggtgctggaccgcagcctcggccgcgacggctggACCGACACGGTGGACCTGTCCAAGCTCTTCTTCCGCCTCACCCTCGACTCGGCCACCGAGTTCCTCTTCGGCGAGAGCGTCAAcagccagctcggcgaggacaacagcggcggcaccgccggggccaacaacaagcgcggcgacgacttcgCCCATGCCTTTGACTCCTCGCAGCACACCATCTCCACCGGCGCCCGCATGGGCGGCATTTACTGGATGGCGCACACCCCCAAGTTCCACCGCATGGTCAAAAAGGTCCACGAGTTTGTCGACTACTTTGTCGACATTGCCATGAAGCGAAggaccgccggcggcgacagcaaggaaaaggaaaaggaaaGGTACGTCTTCCTccacgcgctcgccgagtATACGCAGGACCCGACCGAGCTGCGCTCCCAGCTGCTCAACATCCTGCTCGCGGGCCGCGACACCACGGCCTCGACCCTCGGCTGGTTCTTCTACACCCTGGCGGACCCCCAGTACAACCACTACTACGCcaagctgcgcgccgtcatcctcgaAGAGTTTGGCACCTACGAGAAGCCGCGCGACATTACCTTTGAGCGCATGAAGAGCTGCCAGTATCTCCAATGGTGCATCAGCGAGATCCTGCGCCTGTaccccatcgtcaccatAAACGTGCGCACCGCAGAGGTCGACACGACGC is a window of Purpureocillium takamizusanense chromosome 10, complete sequence DNA encoding:
- a CDS encoding uncharacterized protein (EggNog:ENOG503NWBF~COG:Q), with translation MQVTALAVIAGAALVLGYIINSINEYLRHAKKAKELGCEPPLISPTDPSGIISLIRGANASRQKRLPVYIQEQLDAAAERHGRYFGTVIIRTPFFRNTIFTLDPQNIQAVLALKFKDFGLGPTRTDNMKPLLGNGIFAANGKQWEHSRALLRPQFVRSQVSDLDLEEDHVKAMMTVLDRSLGRDGWTDTVDLSKLFFRLTLDSATEFLFGESVNSQLGEDNSGGTAGANNKRGDDFAHAFDSSQHTISTGARMGGIYWMAHTPKFHRMVKKVHEFVDYFVDIAMKRRTAGGDSKEKEKERYVFLHALAEYTQDPTELRSQLLNILLAGRDTTASTLGWFFYTLADPQYNHYYAKLRAVILEEFGTYEKPRDITFERMKSCQYLQWCISEILRLYPIVTINVRTAEVDTTLPMGGGADGRSPVYVRKGQDVAYSVHVMQRRKDLWGPDAEIFKPERWEHRRPGWDYLPFNGGPRICIGQQFALTEIAYVVIRLMQRIDTIDGSNIGPVKHGLTLTNCPGDGVNVRLHFAK